A stretch of the Deltaproteobacteria bacterium genome encodes the following:
- the miaB gene encoding tRNA (N6-isopentenyl adenosine(37)-C2)-methylthiotransferase MiaB: protein MGCQMNEYDSDYLGQLLLDSGFYPTDNPARADLVLINTCAVRAKAEQKAFSLLGRIIALKKRKPHVKIAMVGCIAQKEGERLLKRFPELDLVLGTGEIERFGEILNLVYSEGRRVSATELRPDPIPPLSKKDYFRGRVKGFITIMQGCDNFCSYCIVPYVRGREISRQTRDILAEAENLVSQGIKEITLLGQNVNSYRSVEDAGTIDFPALLRRLSRVEGIVRLRFTTSHPKDLSDDLIRCFAEIPNLCPHIHLPVQSGSNAVLKRMNRHYSREHYMELVSRLRETRPAIAITSDMIVGFPGETDRDFELTLDLMQKIRFDNLFSFKYSDRKGTAAERMDGKLDEETKSSRLSILQSLQREITLSKNRELEGQSVEVLVEGPSKKGDQWTGRTDTNKVVNFSCLSNILGDIVKVLIEKAFVNSLRGALVTK from the coding sequence CAAAGCGGAACAAAAGGCATTCAGCCTGCTCGGCCGAATAATAGCCCTCAAGAAGCGGAAACCCCATGTCAAGATCGCCATGGTGGGGTGCATTGCCCAGAAGGAAGGCGAGAGGCTGCTGAAGAGATTCCCCGAGCTTGACCTCGTGCTGGGAACGGGTGAAATTGAAAGATTCGGTGAAATCCTTAATCTCGTTTACTCAGAGGGGAGGAGGGTATCGGCTACTGAACTTCGCCCTGACCCGATTCCACCTCTTTCGAAAAAAGACTACTTCCGCGGAAGGGTCAAGGGATTCATAACGATCATGCAGGGGTGCGACAATTTCTGCAGCTATTGTATCGTTCCCTATGTCCGGGGCAGGGAGATAAGCCGGCAGACTCGGGACATTCTCGCGGAAGCCGAAAATTTGGTTTCCCAAGGAATCAAAGAAATCACCTTGTTGGGACAGAATGTGAATTCTTATCGGTCGGTCGAGGACGCGGGAACCATTGATTTTCCTGCTTTGCTCAGGAGATTGAGTCGGGTTGAAGGCATCGTGCGTCTTCGATTCACCACATCTCACCCAAAAGACCTCTCGGATGATCTGATTAGATGCTTTGCCGAGATTCCAAACCTATGCCCCCATATCCATCTTCCGGTTCAATCGGGTTCCAATGCCGTGTTGAAGAGAATGAACCGACATTATTCTCGGGAACACTATATGGAACTCGTCAGCCGTTTGCGGGAAACCCGCCCCGCCATAGCGATAACGAGTGACATGATCGTCGGTTTTCCCGGGGAAACCGACCGGGATTTCGAATTGACACTTGATCTCATGCAAAAAATACGATTTGATAATCTTTTTTCATTTAAATACTCTGACCGAAAGGGTACGGCCGCGGAACGTATGGACGGCAAACTGGACGAGGAAACGAAGTCCAGCCGCCTTTCGATCCTTCAGTCCCTTCAACGGGAGATCACCCTTTCAAAAAACAGGGAACTCGAGGGACAAAGTGTTGAAGTACTAGTAGAGGGCCCCAGCAAAAAAGGGGATCAGTGGACAGGGCGAACAGACACTAATAAAGTTGTAAATTTTTCTTGTTTATCCAATATCTTGGGAGACATTGTAAAAGTTTTGATTGAAAAAGCGTTCGTCAATTCTCTTCGTGGGGCGCTTGTTACGAAATGA